CGTGCGCTGGCCAAGCGCCTCGGCTGTGACTTGGCGATCATCGACAAGCGCCGCCCGAAGGCGAACGTGTCGGAAGTGATGAACATCATCGGTGAAGTCGAAGGCCGCAACTGCGTGATCATGGACGACATGGTCGACACCGCGGGTACGCTGACCAAGGCTGCCGAAGTGCTGAAAGAGCGCGGCGCCAAGAAAGTCGTGGCGTATTGCACCCACCCTGTGCTGTCCGGTCCTGCGATCGAGCGCATTTCCGCTTCGTCGCTGGACGAGCTGGTGGTGACCGACACGATCCCGCTGTCGCCTGCGGCTGCCGCCTGCGGCAAGATTCGCCAACTGACCTGCGCGCCATTGCTGGCCGAGACGTTCAAGCGCATCATCAAGGGCGATTCGGTGATTTCGCTGTTCATCGACTAGGAAATACGATTAGGTGGGGTCTGGTCCTGCGGACCTGACCCCATTTGCTTTACGCGGCGCACCAGCAAATTGCTAGTGCGCCGTTGACGTTTTCTCGGGTTCCAGTTTTGGCGCCCGATCTCGGAGCCCCTGGTCGCGGGGGCTTCACAACGCGGCGCGATCAAGCGCCGCACTTTTTGGAGTAACACATGAAAGTTATCGCATTCAATCGCACTTTGCAGGGGTCCGGAGCGAGCCGCCGCCTGCGTACTTCCGGCCAGACGCCTGGCATCATCTACGGTGGCGCTGAAGCCCCTGTGCTGATCGCCCTCGACGGCAACGCGCTGTACCACGCGCTGAAAAAAGAAGCCTTCCACGGTTCGATCCTGGACATGGAAATCGACGGCAAGACCCAGCAGGTTCTGCTGCGCGACTTCCAGATGCACGCATACAAGCAGATGGTTCTGCACGCTGACTTCCAGCGCGTCGACGCCAACGCCGCTGTGCACAAGAAAGTAGCACTGCACTTCATCAACGCTGACGTTTCGCCAGCAGTCAAGCTGCACGGCGCAACCGTGTCGCACGTCCTGGCCGAGCTGGAAATCTCCTGCCTGCCAGCAGACCTGCCTGAGTTCATCAACGTCGACCTGGCCAACATCGATGTCGGCCACTCGATCCACGTTGCTGACCTGGCCATGCCAAAAGGCGTGACCGCTGTGACCCACGGCCAGAACCTGACCGTCGCTACCGCTGCTGTTCCAGCTGGCCACGTCGCCGCTGAAGCAACCGCTGCTGCTGCTGAAGAAAAGAAGTAATTCTTCTTCGCTGGCATTAAAAAGCCCGCCCGGCTCGCGCCCGGCGGGTTTTTTCTTGGATAATCACGTTTTCGCCTGAAATTACCATCATGTCCATTCGCCTGATCGTCGGCCTCGGCAACCCTGGCCCCGAATACGAACAAACCCGCCACAACGCCGGCTTCTGGCTGGTCGACAACCTGGCCAATACCTTGCCCGGTTGCCGGCTGCAGCACGAGTCGCGCTTCAACGCCAAGGTCGCCAAGGCCAAAGTGGGCGGCGAAGACCTGTGGCTGCTCGAGCCGCTGACCTACATGAACCGCTCCGGCCAGTCGGTCGGGCAACTGGCGCGCTTCTACAAGATCAGTCCGGATGAAGTCCTGGTCGTGCACGACGAGCTCGACCTTGCGCCGGGGATCGTCAAGATGAAGAAGGGCGGCTCGTCGGGCGGGCACAACGGTTTGAAAGACATCACCGCAGCGCTGGGCACGCAGGATTACTGGCGCCTGCGGATCGGCATCGGCCATCCGCGCAGCAGCAATTCGCAGCAGGCGGTGGCCGATTTCGTGCTGCACCGGCCGCGCAAGGAAGAGCAGAGCCTGATCGACGAATCGATCGACAAGGCGCTGCGCGTGCTGCCGCTGGTCTTTGACGGCAAGTTCGACGCCGCCACGATGCAACTCCACACCGCCTGACGAAGTCCGGGGTCTGGTCCTGCGGACCTGACCCCATTTTCAGCGTTGCTGCGATAATTTGCCGATGAGTTCACTTTCCTTCCACGCGGGGCCGACAGCGATGGCTCGCCTCCGCGAGTACGGCTTGCGCGCTGCCGACATCGGCGTGATCCCCGCAGCCGCCGGCGGCCCGAAAGGCCTGATTTTCCAGTCGCTCGACCAATTCCTGTTCGGCCACTGGCTGCCGCAATTCCCGCGCGAGCGCACGCTGATCGGCTCGTCGATCGGCGCCTGGCGCATGGCCGCCGCCTGCCAGCCGGACCCGGTCGCCGCTTTCGCACGGCTCGGCGAACTCTACGCCGGCCAGCGCTATACCAGCACCAAGCCATCGCAGCAGGAAATCGACGACGTTTGCCGCGACTTGCTCGCCGGTTTCCTCGGCTCCCATGCATTAGATATTCTTATGCATCCACACTACCGTTTGCACCTGCTGACTGACCGCGGCATCGGCGCACTGGCGGAGCCGATCGGCCGCAACTCCGAGATGCGCGGATTTGCGACGGCTGCGCTGCGCAACATAGTCTCTCGCGGCTTGCTGGCTGGCGTGATGGAGCGCGTCGTCGTCGGCGATCCGCGCGGTGGCGCCGGCTGGTTGCGCGAACGCTTCGACGGCTTCACCACCCATTTCGCCGCGCTGACTCAAGACAATCTGGCGCCGGCGCTGCTGGCATCCGGCAGCCTGCCGCTGATCATGCAGCCGGTGCGCGGCCTGGCCGGCGCGCCGCCCGGCAACTACTGGGACGGCGGCATCATCGACTACCACCTGGTGCTGCCATATTCGCGGCTGGGCGAGGACTTGGTGCTGTATCCGCACTTCGGCGAGCACATCGTGCCCGGCTGGCTGGACAAGGCGATGCCGTGGCGCCGCGCCGCGCGCGGGCCGCGCAAGAGCTGGCTCGACAACGTCATCATTTTCGCGCCATCCGCCGAATTCCTGCGCCGCCTGCCGCGCGCCAAGCTGCCCGACCGCAAGGACTTCGCCCATCACGGACTCGACCACGACGCCCGCATGGCGGACTGGCGCCGCGCGATCGGCGAGGGCGAGCGCCTGCGCGATGAGTTTGCCGAGTTCGTGGCGCGACCCGACATGTCGCGCGTGCAGCCCATCTGAGACGCGGCCGCAGCAAAATGGGGTCAGGTCCGCCGGACCTGACCCCGCCTTGCGATGCCCCCGCCTCACCGAAATCGCCCGATTTTGCGGCAGCGTACCCCGTCCAAGGGTACAATGTGGGGTTTTGGGGAAACCTGCGCGCGCGCGGCCCCGTCCATCGATCTAGAAAGTTTTCCCATGAGTCTCCAATGCGGCATCGTCGGCCTGCCTAACGTCGGCAAGTCCACCCTTTTCAACGCCCTGACCAAGGCTGGCATTCCGGCCGAGAACTATCCGTTCTGCACGATCGAGCCGAACGTCGGCGTGGTCGAGGTGCCCGATCCGCGCATGCAAGCGCTGGCCGACATCGTCAAACCTGAGCGCATGGTCAACGCCATCGTCGAATTCGTCGACATCGCCGGCCTGGTGGCGGGCGCGTCGAAGGGCGAGGGCCTGGGCAACCAGTTCCTGTCGCACATCCGCGAAACCGACGCCATCGTCAACGTGGTGCGCTGCTTCGAGGACGACAACGTGATCCACGTGTCCGGCAAGGTGAGCCCGCTGGACGACATCGAAGTGATCCAGACCGAGCTGGCGCTGGCCGACATGGCCGCCGTCGAAAAGGCGATCCACCGCGAAAACAAGAAGGCCCGCTCCGGCGACAAGGATGCCGCCAAGCTGGTCGCCGTGTGCGAGCGCCTGATGCCGCACCTGAACGAAGGCAAGCCTGTGCGCACCGCCGGCCTTGACGCCGACGACATGGCCCTGATCAAGACCCTGTGCCTGATCACCGCCAAGCCGGCCATGTTCGTGGCCAACGTGTCCGATACGGGCTTCACCAACAACCCGCTGCTCGACCAACTGACCGCCTACGCGAAAGAGCAGAACGCGCCGATCGTCGCCATCTGCGCCGCGATCGAATCGGAAATCGCCGACCTCGACGACGCCGACAAGGGCGCCTTCCTGGCCGACATGGGCATGGAAGAGCCGGGCCTGGACCGCCTGATCCGCGCCGCCTACAAGCTGCTCGGCCTGCAGACCTACTTCACCGCGGGCGTGAAGGAAGTGCGCGCCTGGACCATCCACGTTGGCGACACCGCGCCGCAGGCGGCCGGCGTGATCCACACCGACTTTGAGCGCGGCTTCATTCGCGCCCAGACCATCGCCTACGACGACTACATCGCCTACAAGGGCGAGGCCGGCGCCAAGGAAGCGGGCAAGATGCGCGCCGAGGGCAAGGAATACGTGGTCAAGGATGGCGACGTGCTGAACTTCCTGTTCAACGTCTAACCCACAGTTCGAATTCCGCCGGATTTTGGCGGACAGAAAAAACCCCATGCTTCCCGAGGAAGATGGGGTTTTTTTACGGGCTCGGCAATCGTCACGCCCCCGAAGCGATATCAATATCGCCATCCCTTTTCGGCGCATAGTCAAACGGATGAGTGCCAGACTGTTTCGTGCTCAGCGTTGATTCGCGCGGGCTGCCGCGCGCCGGTCGAAAGGAATGAGCATGAGGATTCTGTCCGCACTCGGGGCGCTCGCCACGGGTTTCGTCATTGCCGGATGCGCCAGCAATGGCCTGGTGGTCGAGACCGTCGTTGAATATGGTCCGATTGGGAGCCGCCTGCCAAACTCGCACGCCGATGGCGACGGATTTATCGCGGCCCTGACGCCGCCGGACGGAAACGACGAATGGCGCGTCCTCGCGCGGTGGAAAGATCCGGACGTGTGGGACACCGATTTTCTGGACCAGAAGACTTGGGATGAAAGTAATTTCGACCAGCCTGGCGCCGCCATTTCGTTTTTCTCCGGCCACGGACTTACCGGGCCGTACGGTGAGAGCCCTCCCCACAGGTGCAGCCATTCCTCAGAATGCAAGACGCCGCCGCCGCAAGCCGGACCACGCGGCATTTGCAAGGCTGCGGGAACGCCGGGTCACGCGGTCGGCGACACCTCGCAATGCGTCTACTACAACGATCGAAGCCTCGTCACGTTCAGCAGCAAGGATCAGTTCGGCCATGTCGCCAACTATAGTGGCGGGCGGGCGAAATGGGGCGAGAGCAAGAATTCCGGGCCCTGGGCCGGCGCGGGAACGGACGGCGGCACGAATCTCGTTGTGCTCGACTCCAGCTGGGGAGTGCTGGCGTCGTTCTGGTACGAACAAACGCACGCGGCGATGGCCGGTGTCCACTTTCTTGCAACGACCTTGCCCGTCACCGGCGATTATCTGAATGATCCGCAGCGCGGCGCGGCATTCGGCAAGCGCTGGGCGCAGGACAGCGGCAGCTCGGTGTCGCAGTCCTGGCTGGTTGCAATGAATGCGATTCCCGGCGGCGGCTTCGATATGAGCGGCTGCCATTTCGTCATCGCCTACGATGAATCTTCCGAACGCGCGCTCAAGCATCTCGACGAAGACTGGTCCGAGCTCAAGAACGACGGCTGGGATGCAAAGGGAAACGCCGTGTATTGGGCGCGGTGGCTGTGCAATTGGACCAGCCAGATTACTGACGACACCATTTTCGAGCTCAAATAATGAACAGCACCCACGACACCCTGGCGACCGTCGCTTTTTTTGTAGCTGCGCTTTGCATGGGAGGCTGCGCCAGTCGCATGACGACTCCCCCGCCGCCCTCGGGCACGATCCCGTCGGCTGGTGGTGCGGCCGGCTATCAACATGGCGCGGATCGCACGCGCTTCGTGGCGGGCGTGCAAAGCGTGCGATTGGGCGAGCATGGCTACGCGAAGCTTACGGGCAGCGAAGGAACGTTTGCGGTCGACACGGTCAACGGCAGCGCCTATGGCGTGCCCAAGGCGAACGCGCGGTCGCAGCAACTCGCGCCTTTCGGCAAGTCACCGGCCGAGCATGACGCTTCCGTGACGGACTATTTTCGCCGGAGCGGCATCCCGGCCGATCAGATCGGCAGTGCGCAGGGTCGGATGCTGCTCGAGGCCACAGGCCGCGGCGATGACGCGGTGCGGGCAGCGCCGAAGGTGAAAGCCTACTACTCGGTCCTGCAGCGCGTCGTTGACGGGATTGCCGTGCCGGACTCGTTCGCGTGGGCGCGCATCAATGCGCGCGGCGAAGTCGTCGAAGAGGCAGTCTACTGGCCTGCAATCTCGCGCGAGACCTTGGCAAGCGCGCAAAAACTGCGCGAGGCATGGGCCGACGACAATCGACGGCGCGAGCTCACCGGGCGCATCCATATCGATAACTCACGCGCGGCGACGGTCGCCATTCGCCATGCGTCGGCGAGCAGCCATGATGCTTTCGAAGCGTTCGCGAGCATCGACATTACGGTCAATGTCACGGCGCCGGGGGCGCAGCGCGCGGCAACGGCGGAAGATCAAACGTCGGCGCCAGGCGTGGGGTACGTGCGGCACTTCGATATCGACGGCAAGGAGCTACGTCTTCCGCAGGAGCGTTTTGTACTTGACCGAAAATTCCCCGCGCGGAAGGCGACGCCGGCTCCACAGCAATAGCGCAGTTTTTAATGAATGCGCCGGGGAAGAAACCGGGTACAATTTGCCGGAAAAATAAGACTGAGCCATATAAGCAGCATAGAACAATAGAAGGGCGCCGCGGGCGCCTTTTTTTTGACCCGATTCCAGAGCCGCATGAATTCTCAATCGAACGCTACCAAATGACTAAATTCAAAATCATCGCCGCAACTATCGCAATGAGCTTCGCCGGATTGGCGCACGCCGACGAAAACTTCGTCACCTGCGGCTCCTGCAAGGAATGGAACATGCCGGTCAAGCCGTTCAACGTCTATGGCAACACCTGGTACGTCGGGGTCAACGGGCTCTCGTCGGTGCTGATCACGGGGCCGCAAGGCCACATCCTGATCGACGGCGCGCTGCCGCAATCGGCTGCCTTGATCGAAGCGAACATCAAGGCGCTGGGCTTTCGCATGCGGGACGTCAAGCTGATCGTCAACTCCCACGCGCATTGGGACCACGCCGGTGGCATCGCGGCGCTGCAGCGCGCCAGCGGCGCCGTGGTGGCGGCGAGTGCATCGGGCGCGATCGCGCTCAAGAGCGGCACGCACGTCACCGACGATCCGCAGTACTACGCCAACGATGTCCATGTACCCAAGGTCGCAAAGGTCAGGGAAGTGCGCGAAGGCGAAACCCTGACGGTCGGCCCGATCGGCATAACCGCGCACATGACGCCGGGCCACACGCCTGGCAGCACTACCTGGTCATGGCAGTCCTGCGAGGCTGGAAAATGCATGGACGTGGTGTACGCGGACAGCCTCACTTCGATCTCGCGCGACGGCTTCCACTTCACCGGCAAGGGCGGCGAGCCGGATATCTCGGGCGCCTTCGCGGCCAGCATCGCCAAGGTCGGCGGACTAAAGTGCGACATCCTGCTGGCGGCCCATCCGTTCTTTGCCGATACCTTCGCCAAGGCCGCTGCCCGCACGCCCGAGCGCAATCCATTCATCGACAGCGGTGCTTGCCGCGAATATGCGGCCGGCGCGGCCAAGATGCTCGACAAGCGGCTTGGCGAGGAGCGCGCCGCACCCTGAACCGGGTTATTCTCAATCGGAGCGGAGGAACTCAGGCATGACGGAACAGATCGGAAAAGAGCGCGCGGATTGTCCTGACCCTGCGCCGGTCATCGTGGCAGGCGTAAGCTACGCAGCCGTCCCTTGGGGCAGGGCGCGTGGCTTGGGGCAGAACGGCGGAATCATCGCCGCGCAAGACCCGGCGAGCGGTGCCGAACTGTGGACGCTCCGGGTCTATCGCATCGACTACGACGAGGGGCGCGAGGGCGACAAGCAGGACGTTTTCATCGAAAGCATCACTGCCCAATCCGACGGCACCTTGCGCATCGTGTCCGAACGCGGCGACAGCTACCTGGTCGATGTCGTGCGCCGCATTGTGATCGGGCAGGCCTAATAAGCGGTTGGGTCACTCCGCCTGCCATCTGCGATATTATTCGCATCCAAATTATCGCGTCGAAGTCTCATGGCCACCCTGTCCGAACTTGTTTTCTACCCCGTCAAATCATGCGCCGGCATCTCGGTAGCGGAAGCGGTGCTGACCGAAGCCGGCCTGCAAGTGGACGGCGTCTGCGACCGCGAATGGATGGTGGTGGATGAACATGGCCACTTCCTGACCCAGCGTGAATATCCGCGCATGGCGCTGATCGTGCCAAAGCTGATAGACGGGAAGCTGGAACTGTCCGCGCCCGGCAGCGCGTCACACGCAATCGCGATCGCTCCTTCCGCCGCTCCCACGCGCGCAGTCGCCATCTGGGGCGACAGCGTGCAGGCCGATGACTGCGGTGACGCCACGGCCGCCTGGTTCACCCAGGCGATTGGCGCGCCGTGCCGGCTGGTGCGTTTCCCGAACGCCGCGCGGCGCTGGACCGGCACCAGCTGGACTGGTGGCG
This window of the Massilia sp. R2A-15 genome carries:
- a CDS encoding MOSC domain-containing protein encodes the protein MATLSELVFYPVKSCAGISVAEAVLTEAGLQVDGVCDREWMVVDEHGHFLTQREYPRMALIVPKLIDGKLELSAPGSASHAIAIAPSAAPTRAVAIWGDSVQADDCGDATAAWFTQAIGAPCRLVRFPNAARRWTGTSWTGGVAAPTRFADGYPLLLIGAASLADMNEKLAAAGRQALPMNRFRPNLVVDGIGAFEEDYAESLTIGAAAIKPVKPCPRCPIPSIDQATGVPGPDPLDILQSYRRKPQLDDAVCFGMNCIVTAGAGEHLKVGQQVNVTLAF
- a CDS encoding 50S ribosomal protein L25/general stress protein Ctc, whose product is MKVIAFNRTLQGSGASRRLRTSGQTPGIIYGGAEAPVLIALDGNALYHALKKEAFHGSILDMEIDGKTQQVLLRDFQMHAYKQMVLHADFQRVDANAAVHKKVALHFINADVSPAVKLHGATVSHVLAELEISCLPADLPEFINVDLANIDVGHSIHVADLAMPKGVTAVTHGQNLTVATAAVPAGHVAAEATAAAAEEKK
- a CDS encoding patatin-like phospholipase family protein — translated: MSSLSFHAGPTAMARLREYGLRAADIGVIPAAAGGPKGLIFQSLDQFLFGHWLPQFPRERTLIGSSIGAWRMAAACQPDPVAAFARLGELYAGQRYTSTKPSQQEIDDVCRDLLAGFLGSHALDILMHPHYRLHLLTDRGIGALAEPIGRNSEMRGFATAALRNIVSRGLLAGVMERVVVGDPRGGAGWLRERFDGFTTHFAALTQDNLAPALLASGSLPLIMQPVRGLAGAPPGNYWDGGIIDYHLVLPYSRLGEDLVLYPHFGEHIVPGWLDKAMPWRRAARGPRKSWLDNVIIFAPSAEFLRRLPRAKLPDRKDFAHHGLDHDARMADWRRAIGEGERLRDEFAEFVARPDMSRVQPI
- the pth gene encoding aminoacyl-tRNA hydrolase; this encodes MSIRLIVGLGNPGPEYEQTRHNAGFWLVDNLANTLPGCRLQHESRFNAKVAKAKVGGEDLWLLEPLTYMNRSGQSVGQLARFYKISPDEVLVVHDELDLAPGIVKMKKGGSSGGHNGLKDITAALGTQDYWRLRIGIGHPRSSNSQQAVADFVLHRPRKEEQSLIDESIDKALRVLPLVFDGKFDAATMQLHTA
- the bla gene encoding subclass B3 metallo-beta-lactamase, producing MTKFKIIAATIAMSFAGLAHADENFVTCGSCKEWNMPVKPFNVYGNTWYVGVNGLSSVLITGPQGHILIDGALPQSAALIEANIKALGFRMRDVKLIVNSHAHWDHAGGIAALQRASGAVVAASASGAIALKSGTHVTDDPQYYANDVHVPKVAKVREVREGETLTVGPIGITAHMTPGHTPGSTTWSWQSCEAGKCMDVVYADSLTSISRDGFHFTGKGGEPDISGAFAASIAKVGGLKCDILLAAHPFFADTFAKAAARTPERNPFIDSGACREYAAGAAKMLDKRLGEERAAP
- the ychF gene encoding redox-regulated ATPase YchF, with translation MSLQCGIVGLPNVGKSTLFNALTKAGIPAENYPFCTIEPNVGVVEVPDPRMQALADIVKPERMVNAIVEFVDIAGLVAGASKGEGLGNQFLSHIRETDAIVNVVRCFEDDNVIHVSGKVSPLDDIEVIQTELALADMAAVEKAIHRENKKARSGDKDAAKLVAVCERLMPHLNEGKPVRTAGLDADDMALIKTLCLITAKPAMFVANVSDTGFTNNPLLDQLTAYAKEQNAPIVAICAAIESEIADLDDADKGAFLADMGMEEPGLDRLIRAAYKLLGLQTYFTAGVKEVRAWTIHVGDTAPQAAGVIHTDFERGFIRAQTIAYDDYIAYKGEAGAKEAGKMRAEGKEYVVKDGDVLNFLFNV